A genomic segment from Spinacia oleracea cultivar Varoflay chromosome 3, BTI_SOV_V1, whole genome shotgun sequence encodes:
- the LOC110789730 gene encoding uncharacterized protein, translated as MRIYDACFEILKIQKLRRIVSYTGFYGFVAVLSYGYTNNTTRAGFSRGDQFYASYPAGTEMLTDTTKLYKAALGNCFEVEDWGPIEFSIMAKHFERQGKSPYSYHAQYMAHLLSHGQLDGSG; from the exons ATGAGGATATATGATGCATGCTTTGAGATATTGAAGATTCAGAAACTTCGACGAATTGTTTCATATACTGGGTTTTATGGTTTTGTAGCAGTATTGAGTTATGGTTATACCAACAACAC AACAAGAGCCGGATTCTCCAGAGGTGATCAATTTTACGCATCTTATCCTGCAGGAACAGAAATGCTAACAGACACAACGAAG TTGTATAAAGCCGCGCTTGGCAATTGCTTTGAGGTGGAAGATTGGGGTCCGATTGAGTTTTCAATTATGGCAAAACATTTCGAGCGACAGGGGAAATCACCATATTCTTACCATGCT CAATACATGGCTCATCTTCTTTCACACGGGCAACTCGATGGGAGTGGATAA
- the LOC110789706 gene encoding protein SMALL AUXIN UP-REGULATED RNA 10-like, which yields MALKRTSNRQPHQALALKKILRRCSSFVGESEDELIQDVPKGHFVVYVGQHRIRYIIPVTWLAHPEFKALLRQSEEEYGFKHEMGITIPCDEPFFLSVVSTLG from the coding sequence ATGGCTTTGAAGAGGACCTCAAATAGACAACCCCATCAAGCCTTGGCCCTCAAAAAAATCCTTAGAAGATGTTCAAGCTTTGTTGGGGAGAGTGAAGATGAACTTATTCAAGATGTTCCAAAAGGCCATTTTGTTGTTTATGTAGGACAACATCGAATTCGATATATCATTCCTGTAACATGGTTGGCTCACCCCGAGTTCAAGGCTCTTCTTCGACAAAGTGAAGAAGAGTATGGATTCAAACATGAAATGGGTATCACTATTCCTTGTGATGAACCCTTTTTCCTCTCCGTTGTATCTACTTTAGGGTGA
- the LOC110789707 gene encoding transcription initiation factor TFIID subunit 14b isoform X2 gives MTQTPPSAPKDDSNRPEATASPINKPENSPEERENKNLSRRVKDVEISVPIVYGTIAFWLGRKATESQSHRWTVYVRGGTNEDLSVVVKRVVFQLHPSFNNPIRVVDSPPFELSECGWGEFEIAISLYFHSDAGDRKLDVFHHLKLYPLEQNGPQSTKKPVVMETYDEVVFPDPSEQFLARVQNHPAVVVPRLPAGLELPSSERRGSMKDHPLGHWFMNFSEADELLKLAAARQQVQAHIVKLRRQMSMVEGSSGTADPASAF, from the exons ATGACCCAAACACCACCTTCTGCCCCAAAGGATGATTCCAATCGCCCCGAAGCTACAGCCTCACCGATCAATAAACCTGAAAATTctccagaggagagagaaaataag AATTTGAGTCGAAGAGTCAAGGATGTCGAAATTTCCGTGCCAATTGTTTATGGAACCATTGCATTTTGGCTTGGTAGGAAGGCGACTGA GTCTCAATCGCATAGATGGACTGTCTATGTTCGTGGGGGAACAAATGAAGATCTGAGTGTTGTAGTAAAGCGTGTTGTTTTTCAACTCCATCCCAGTTTCAATAATCCTATAAGAGTTGTTGATTCTCCGCCTTTCGAGTTGTCTGAATGCGGTTGGGGTGAATTTGAGATTGCCATTTCACTCTACTTCCACAGTGATGCCGGTGATCGGAAGTTGGACGT ATTTCACCATTTGAAGCTATACCCTTTAGAACAGAATGGTCCACAGTCTACCAAGAAGCCCGTTGTTATGGAAACATATGATGAAGTTGTTTTTCCTGACCCTTCGGAACAGTTTCTTGCTCGTGTACAGAATCACCCTGCTGTTGTTGTGCCTCGGCTTCCTGCAGGTTTGGAGTTGCCATCTTCGG AGCGCAGAGGGAGCATGAAAGATCACCCACTAGGCCATTGGTTCATGAATTTTTCGGAAGCTGATGAATTGCTGAAACTTGCTGCAGCTCGTCAACAG GTACAAGCCCATATTGTCAAGCTAAGAAGACAAATGAGTATGGTGGAGGGCTCATCCGGGACTGCGGATCCTGCCTCTGCCTTTTAA
- the LOC110789707 gene encoding transcription initiation factor TFIID subunit 14b isoform X1: MTQTPPSAPKDDSNRPEATASPINKPENSPEERENKNLSRRVKDVEISVPIVYGTIAFWLGRKATESQSHRWTVYVRGGTNEDLSVVVKRVVFQLHPSFNNPIRVVDSPPFELSECGWGEFEIAISLYFHSDAGDRKLDVFHHLKLYPLEQNGPQSTKKPVVMETYDEVVFPDPSEQFLARVQNHPAVVVPRLPAGLELPSSASTEERRGSMKDHPLGHWFMNFSEADELLKLAAARQQVQAHIVKLRRQMSMVEGSSGTADPASAF; encoded by the exons ATGACCCAAACACCACCTTCTGCCCCAAAGGATGATTCCAATCGCCCCGAAGCTACAGCCTCACCGATCAATAAACCTGAAAATTctccagaggagagagaaaataag AATTTGAGTCGAAGAGTCAAGGATGTCGAAATTTCCGTGCCAATTGTTTATGGAACCATTGCATTTTGGCTTGGTAGGAAGGCGACTGA GTCTCAATCGCATAGATGGACTGTCTATGTTCGTGGGGGAACAAATGAAGATCTGAGTGTTGTAGTAAAGCGTGTTGTTTTTCAACTCCATCCCAGTTTCAATAATCCTATAAGAGTTGTTGATTCTCCGCCTTTCGAGTTGTCTGAATGCGGTTGGGGTGAATTTGAGATTGCCATTTCACTCTACTTCCACAGTGATGCCGGTGATCGGAAGTTGGACGT ATTTCACCATTTGAAGCTATACCCTTTAGAACAGAATGGTCCACAGTCTACCAAGAAGCCCGTTGTTATGGAAACATATGATGAAGTTGTTTTTCCTGACCCTTCGGAACAGTTTCTTGCTCGTGTACAGAATCACCCTGCTGTTGTTGTGCCTCGGCTTCCTGCAGGTTTGGAGTTGCCATCTTCGG CTTCTACTGAAGAGCGCAGAGGGAGCATGAAAGATCACCCACTAGGCCATTGGTTCATGAATTTTTCGGAAGCTGATGAATTGCTGAAACTTGCTGCAGCTCGTCAACAG GTACAAGCCCATATTGTCAAGCTAAGAAGACAAATGAGTATGGTGGAGGGCTCATCCGGGACTGCGGATCCTGCCTCTGCCTTTTAA